Below is a genomic region from Anoplopoma fimbria isolate UVic2021 breed Golden Eagle Sablefish chromosome 20, Afim_UVic_2022, whole genome shotgun sequence.
tttatgtttgttgcaCTGTACCTTTCCTCACTCAGTAGGCGTTCTTCCAGCTCCTGGAGCTTGTTCTCCAGCTGGGAGAGTCCTGCTGAGGAGCGAGATTGGCCCTCCATGTCGGCCACACGGCCCCTCAGCTCCTTCAGCTGCAgggagagacacagacaaacagcaggTCAACAAAACCCAAAATACACTTGAGTGGTTAGTCAGGGTGGGTGTGTTTCTGTTACTGGTGAACACAAACGTCAGCAAACACAGATGCTGTGTTCACATTACATACGTGTCTCTCCATGGAGTTCTTGTCCAGCTCCAGGTCCTGTTTGGAGGATCTCTCCTGCATGAGGTCAGAGCGGAGCTGATCAATCTGGTCTCTGCTCCTGGCCACTCGGTCTGTCAGCATCTCCACGCtgcttttctcctcctccagctccaacTCCATACGCTTCAGCTTGTCCTGGCCGAGACAAGAAGAGACCACTTTATTAGATACTCAGAAAAGAGAGATGGTGTGCACTGGATTAGCCCAAGAAATGAATTTGATGGTGCTGGAGTTTGTACATGTAAGCTTATAAATACTCACAAATATGTATATGCATTAAACAAGTCTACATGCTAATCTTTTAaccatatttgtttgatttacaaattaaagtaataaatgtgcagaaaaatgTCCAGATATAGACAGACTGCTAAAGTGACattgtaagataagataagataagataagataagataagataatcctttattagtcccgcagcggggaaatttgcaggcttacaacagcgtagagtaaagtgcacacaagagacatagtagaagaagacaagataaaaaaaaaaaaaaaaaaaaaaaaaaaaaaaaaaatgcagagcaGAAATACTAGCAGCACAGAACTATAAACAGCAAAAAGCCCAGCAGTCATGTTTTATTCCCCCAAACCATGGAGATGCAGCTGCACATATCTGACCTCCAGGATGCGCATCTCCCGGGTTTTATCATTCTGGCCGTTTTTGATggcctccatctctccctcaaGGTGGCGCAGCCTGTTGGACAGAAGCTCTTTATCCAGCTGGTGGTTGTCTCGCTCCTCACATATAAGCAAAATCTCCTTCTTCTGTCGTGATATCTAGGTAGATTCATGATTTTAGAAACAGTAATGCCAAACGGAATTTCCATCATGAAACaaacaggtgtgtttttttgcatgttcatatcaaacagacacatgaaTACAATCAGTCAAGCATGCACCATGAATATGATGTGTCAAAACTACTGAAAACATTCAGACCAGactttcataataaaaacaacaaccaggCCAAGCAAGCAAGCgagcatgcacacaaacactcaaaacaCAAACCTCTTCCTCCAGTCTCCTTAGATTTATATAACTTTTCTCCAGTTCACTCTGAGAGTCATTTCCGTGGCGTTGTGCCTCCTGCATTTCCTTGCGTGCcctgtctctctgctcctccagctgaaCCTTGAGAGTCTGCACCTCCTCTCTTGAGGACACGGTGAGAGACTCATACTGAcagggagaggggaaaaaacaaagaggataACTTTTTTGCTCTGTGAATCCTCTAATGATTAGTTGGACGTTCAATGCTGCGGACGCTGTCATGCGTTTACAAAAAGGTATAAAATAGGATCACTCCTTCTTACCTCTTTGTTGAGTTTCTCCAGAGCTCTTTCCTGCTGTTGTTTGGTCTCTTCCAGCTGGTTGAAGGTCTGTTTGAgtgtctccttctctttctccgtGTCCTCCACACGCAGGACAAGTTCCCGGTGCTCCTGAGTCAGTCTAGAAGCTTTCCTCTTGGCCTCATCTAGCTCCAATCTCAACCCTCTCACCTCAGTGTGGAGGGCAATCTCTGCCTCTGAACTCTCAGTTGCTTTGTTCTGCAGCTGAGCCTGAGGATGACAAAGAGTTATGCGTAAACTCGTCTGCTGATTTCAGTGCATCTAACACAGGGACACTCGTgtgtgacaggaagtgacctaCCTCCAACCGTGAGAGTTTTTCTCTGAGGCGTGTGTTGGCCTCCTCCTGTTCCTGCTGGGCATCTTTGAGTGATTCAACGTCCATCTGAGCTCTATTCAGAAGTGTTTTATTAGCCACCACTTCCTCCTCAGCCAATGAGAGTTTCACTTTGAGCTGGCCAGCTTCACCACGTGTCTCACCAAGCTTCTGCTCCAGCTCTGAGATGATGGCTGGGTCTGGGAGCTAAAGGCAGGAAGTCAATAGAAtgatattgacaaaaaaatacgAGAGAGAAAATGGCAATTAAATATGAGAATTTCTAACCATTAGACATCATCACACAGATCTAATCATCCTCAAAAGAACCACATACAAATCACTACGCTTGATTTAACtaacctgtttgtttttgcccTGTGCCTTGGCAATATCCTCCCTGGCCCTCTGTAATTGGTCCTTTAGCCTGTCAATCTCATACTTCATTTCTGCCTCCTGGTTCTGGTGAGTTTTTTTAATGGAGATAACCTCCATGACCTTCTTGTCAAACTCCATCCTGTGCTTCTCCACCTCAGACTTGGCCTTCTGTAGATCAGTATTGTATCGCTGAAGTTCCTAAAAAGAAATATGGGCAATTTGATGGTTAAAACTACAGTCGGtaacttgaataaaaaaaatactttttgtcatatttgctcaaactatCACTATATCCTGACAGTAGTACACGAGACAGCTGAAACATCtggttcctcttcctccttttaatGCTCCTGATGTCATGAATTCTGATCAAATTGTCAAACTAAGAAATGCTggtcaaatatgaatcaagatgCTGTTGCTGCATTTCCTATTTCttgattcaaatgttttcagaaacatattgtAGTGTACATATTAAGACGTTAAATGGAAAGTTTATGACCTGGCCATCATGTTGAGAACAGCCGAACCAAAACCAAACACCAAAAACTTGCTGGAGTAAATTTTATCATCGACAGAACATtcaaatatgtttctgaaaacatttgagacGAGAAATAGGAAATGCAGTCATAGAACCGTGATTCATATTTGAACAGCGCTGCCTAGTTATACAGTTCGATCAGAGTTCATGAGCTTTAAAAGCTTGATTGAAACTCCTTGGCTCTGATTGGTGGTTTTCTTTCAGGCACAGTGGAATCTTGCAAACGCCATGACTTGTAAAActgtcttttaaattgacaaacatcatatgtgtaattcatggcacaactTAAACAGGAACAAAAAAGATTTCTCTCTCGCTGTTAAttaatgtacatattttttctgaagTAAGGTACAATTCCCATTGTGGTCCAGCAGAGGGATAGGGACTAGGAGAAGGTAGAggaacctgtttttttttaaacagattgtCAATCTCTTGTGTACCACTGTCAGGGTATATTGggcaaatatgacaaaaactGTATTATAGTAATCAACCGttgctttaaatgtttgtgataCAGATCAGGTGTCAGGCATCATGTGAGGCTGAGTGTATGTTCACCTGGTTGAGAGTCTGTGTGTGGTCAGGGTCCGGTATCTGTCGTTTCATGGTGCTCACTTTATCCTGGAGCTCCTTTacttcctcctcaaactcctctTTTTCCAGCCGGGCTTGCAGGAGTCTAAACATTGTAgatcaaatacatttaatccaAACAAAGTGTACCATATGAAAGTATTGTAAGTTCTGCTTGATTATGTGATCAGCAGCAGTTGGATTGAAGGTGATTCATGACAAGTGAGCTTAATTTAATAATGTACAAACAACAGGAAATTAATCAGCATTCCCTGTTACCACAACAGTCTAGAACACATTTTTTGCTAAACACAGATATCTAAGATCATCCACACCACCCTTATAGTGTTACACTGTATGGAGACAATGAAGACGTTAACAGCCAGATGCTAAGATGTCCAGATGAGGAACGTTGTGTTCTGCACCATTTCTGCTAAACCACAGTACTAAACATGGTCCATTACCATTGGGACCTGTGGTACTTGAGGGTACCTCTCGTACATATTCAAATGTGGATCATGTAGTCAGTCATGTATAGGGCTGTAAGTGTGGATGACCTTGGAACTACAGTCAGACAGTTGTTAGCACAGCTAGCCACATCTACACATCTGCATATCTAAACACAAATGCTGTTCAAATAGTGACTCTCACAGTGTTTCAGGGCTGCTGGGTGGCTCTCTGACAGAGAGTGGGAGAAACATTGACCAAgtagagtgagagagaagagatggacACACATTAGTAGTACAGCAGGTGCAAAGGGAAACCCAAAAGACCGTGACTACATCCATGTCCAAGTAAGCATCGGAAAGCCCACATCCAGGTAGGTAATAATGaaaccacactgtgaaaacagCAACGTACTAGAAGAAACTCACTCTTGCTTGGTTGTTCGAAGTTCATTTTTGGTGGAGTGAAACTGCTCCATCCAGTGGCTGCTCTCGTCTCTACAGTCTTCCAACTGCTGCTGAAGGGAGCGGACTGACGCATTCACACGCAACCGCTCTGCCTCGATCCCTACTTGAGACTAAAATAAGAAACACAGAAGAATTTATGGCATGTTTGTTAATATTCCTTTCATTTCATAGACATAAACCGAAAGATAGACCACTCTGCATTGTTTTATCTGAACAGATTCAATTTCAGTTTAGTTCAGTTGTTTCTTGCACCTATGCTGAGCATGCTTAATGCACCTGTGCATGCAGCTTCTCTTCTGCAGATAGTAGTTCACATAAGATCATTCACTTTATATTCCTCTATATGTGTATGCACACATGTATAGatttatgtttctgtgtatttatttatttatttatttatgtgtatgtgtatgtatgtgtgtgtagaaacTCTACTAAAAGCCACAATATAACaatatgtgatgtgatgtaTGATATATTGACACAATAACATTTTGCTGATGGGGTCTGTTGTGGAGGGACTTGTTTTCCCATTTTGTGTCCaacttcaaaacattttcctgCCAAATGTAAGTGATGATGAGCTGGCTAGTGGCTTCTGTGTTTGCGTGCACACCTGAGACACCTGCTCCATGCTGCTGCGGAGCTTCTCCATGTCAACGCTGTACTGCTCTCGGAGCACCTCGATCTCTTTGTCATGTGTGGCCACCTCTTCCTTCAGAGCTCCCTTGAGAGCAGTTagctccctctccctctgccttAGCGTCTCCTCCAGCTTCTGTTTCAGCTGGCACACCTCCATCAACTGTGCCTGAGAAGACATCAGGTCCTGCAGACACAGGGAATACACAGTATTAGCTTTGGACCTCTCAGCCTCCAGTTTGGTACAGCATTGCTCATTTGTTTACACATATCTTTTTcttaacagaaaatgaatcttgCTTTTAATTGCAAAAGCCTTTACTACTCATCAACCTGTCAATATGATGCTATGTGATAAAATTGCTGTCTTTAGAAGCAGTTTAGACTAGATTGGAGTGTCATCTTATTTTAGAAAAATCCTATAGTGGGGTGAGATAGTTTCTGTCTGAGCATCTGTGTGGGTATATTTGTGTGAGCATGTTTCTGTTATACCGTCTTGTTGCCGTTCTCCCTTCTCAGTTCATCCTGAAGCTCAGCCAGATGGTCCTCCATTTCTCTGACCCGTGCCTCTGCGTTCTCCCTGTCCATACGCAGCTGAGTCAGCCTGCGAGTAAAAgagggacagacacacacacacacacacagacagacagacagacagacagacagacacagagacacagacacacacacacacacacacacacacacacacacacacacacacacacacacacacacacacacacacacacacacacacacactttaaatgaCGATGGCATCCAGTTTGTCTTGTGAATAAGTGCCAGTAACTGCTTGTTTCACGAACTGTGAGGAGTGTGTGCTTGAAAACAAAGTGGGCCAGTCATGCATCCCTCTCACTCCTGACCACCAACACAAAGAGACAATGGTACAATGCCCCTTCCTGCTTTagtctgtctgtgtgaatgagtgtgtgtatgctgTCGTGTCCTCACTCtgattgtgtttcatttaattctATCTTCTTCCGGTCCAGCATCTCCCGGAGCTGCAGATTTTCATCCAGACAGGACTCCAGCTCAGCTTTCAGAACAGGATCAGAATTGCTAACAGAGTCCTACGCACAAGCAGACATGATGAATAAATGAGAGCAGTGAAACATAAGACATCAGGTGGCTCTGTTGGCATGAACAGTGGGCTTTTAGGAAATGTTAAAGCGGGCTTGCATTTGCCCACTAGTCAATATGCATAAGGAATTAAGTTCTTAGGAGCTATTAGAGATTAAGTCCTGGCCACCTTCCTTAAACCAACATATAATGAGTCATTATTGAAGTTAGATTATCGTGTGTGTGCACCTTTGACCAGGCAAGAGGGCTTTAAGGATTAACGTGAGGATTAATCTGAAGCACACTCCAAGGAACCCTTAGCCCTCCTGGTTAGATTAGCCAAAGACATTTCCTTCTCTCAACCAACCAACAGCTATTCCCTTCACTTGATAGCTGGTGCTCTCATTTCAGGAAGACTGGGatgagtgtttatgtgtggcATCAGATGTGCACCTTGCAATCAGAGCTGATTAAAAGTGGCAGATTACTTTCGGAATGTTAACATTCTCTAGTGGCAGCCAGTTCTACTCAGCCAAGTGAATTTAGGAAGGTTTGGTGGGTCATCCAAGGCACTGAAGCTACAGTAACAACCCAAAAAATCTTCATCATTTTCTACAGGCGACGAAAGTATAGAGAAATATTTCAGCACTGCTCATAACCTGATAAGTATTGGAACAGTTTTGGATATATAAAGTATCTATACCCTTGCACGTTTATGTCTATTTCTATTTACCCTTCTTTCCACTTGCAGGGTAGTTTGCAGTTCAGCCATCCTTCTTTCAagctccctcttttctctcatcCACTCTTCCGGAGCTCTTTCGTTGGGCTGGTGAAGAAAAAGATGTATGGGGACATACATGTCAGTAGTTTTCTTTACCTGACATATGAACCAGTGCAGGACTAACccctagaagaaaaaaatattctcaaaaAGGACAAACCTTTAGATTCTGAATCTTCTTAAAGAGAACCTTGACTTTGTGCTTGATGATAACATCGCTCTCATTCGTCCTAATAGAAGATGAAAACGGTAACTTATGATAATTCGTGTGTAAACATTTATTACAATGGCATTATGAGAACTTAATACAACCTATATGTGCTGCATCAGCATAACATGGGAGTCCTTACCCTTGTCTCAGGATGTTGAACAGAGTCTGCATgacctgctcctcctcactgGCCGTGTCTGCACTCTGACCCTGGTCCAGCAAAAGGTCAGGAGTCACCTTGAGACATAGATCAGAAATCTACTCTTGCAATCTTGCATGCTATATAGTGTTTGGAGCTCACTAAAAAGTCAGCTGTCATACCCAgccataaaatacatttaattctTACTTGTGGCTCAGTCGGACCGGCCTGTGGTGTCTCTGCATCGGTATATTTCCCCGGTGATGTCCACTGGTTAGCAGAGTATCCGGGGTATTTGTTGACAGCGGCCTGGCTGCGTCCAAGGCTGCTgtgagtggaggacggaggtgAGGTGTAGGGGTTGGGGTTGCTGAGAGGAGATGTAGCTCTGGGATCTTGTTGTTCAGCAGGGAGTCCTCTCTGTTGGCCTCCAGTGTGACCATCATCAAACCTGTTTATTAGTCTGTTGATGGGAGTAAGTCTCTGATTTGTTTGTTGAGGCGGGTCAGGGTTGGACTGACTGTTTCTAACTGACCCCAGTGACCCGTTGAGCCCTGCTCTGTACGTACCGTCCCGTATATTCTTTCCCATGCTCCCCTCTCTACTACCGGCATGGCgaacctgctctctctctccccttacGCCAAGTCCTCCATCCAGATTCCCATAACTCCCAGACTTCCCGTCCCCTGGTGGCCTAGACAGCTGAAAATCCTCGTtgccctcccctccctctccgtcCCTGTCCAGCAGTGACCCATGGGACTGGGCCCTGCGTAGTGCCCCACCCTGCCCTGCTCCTCCATCTATATCTGCCCCCTGTGTTCCTGGCTCTGCCTTATCTCTTCTGCGGGGAAGGCTATTGTAACCAGAGGGGTACTGGGTCTTGAGCTGGACCCCATAAGAGTCTCCTTTCTCTCCGTCCTTCAGGACCACATATGGCTGGCCAGCAATACCCTGCACCCTGACGGCCACGCCGTATTTGGAGGTGTTCTGGGTCTTGGTCTTGGTCCTGGGCTGGGGCCCTGGCTGCCCCCCACCAGC
It encodes:
- the LOC129109875 gene encoding cingulin isoform X1, with translation MSTASSGRKTPVDYGVQIRFINDLQDAGGGQPGPQPRTKTKTQNTSKYGVAVRVQGIAGQPYVVLKDGEKGDSYGVQLKTQYPSGYNSLPRRRDKAEPGTQGADIDGGAGQGGALRRAQSHGSLLDRDGEGGEGNEDFQLSRPPGDGKSGSYGNLDGGLGVRGEREQVRHAGSREGSMGKNIRDGTYRAGLNGSLGSVRNSQSNPDPPQQTNQRLTPINRLINRFDDGHTGGQQRGLPAEQQDPRATSPLSNPNPYTSPPSSTHSSLGRSQAAVNKYPGYSANQWTSPGKYTDAETPQAGPTEPQVTPDLLLDQGQSADTASEEEQVMQTLFNILRQGTNESDVIIKHKVKVLFKKIQNLKPNERAPEEWMREKRELERRMAELQTTLQVERRDSVSNSDPVLKAELESCLDENLQLREMLDRKKIELNETQSELTQLRMDRENAEARVREMEDHLAELQDELRRENGNKTDLMSSQAQLMEVCQLKQKLEETLRQRERELTALKGALKEEVATHDKEIEVLREQYSVDMEKLRSSMEQVSQSQVGIEAERLRVNASVRSLQQQLEDCRDESSHWMEQFHSTKNELRTTKQELLQARLEKEEFEEEVKELQDKVSTMKRQIPDPDHTQTLNQELQRYNTDLQKAKSEVEKHRMEFDKKVMEVISIKKTHQNQEAEMKYEIDRLKDQLQRAREDIAKAQGKNKQLPDPAIISELEQKLGETRGEAGQLKVKLSLAEEEVVANKTLLNRAQMDVESLKDAQQEQEEANTRLREKLSRLEAQLQNKATESSEAEIALHTEVRGLRLELDEAKRKASRLTQEHRELVLRVEDTEKEKETLKQTFNQLEETKQQQERALEKLNKEYESLTVSSREEVQTLKVQLEEQRDRARKEMQEAQRHGNDSQSELEKSYINLRRLEEEISRQKKEILLICEERDNHQLDKELLSNRLRHLEGEMEAIKNGQNDKTREMRILEDKLKRMELELEEEKSSVEMLTDRVARSRDQIDQLRSDLMQERSSKQDLELDKNSMERHLKELRGRVADMEGQSRSSAGLSQLENKLQELEERLLSEEREKNSVLASQRRLERKLKDLNMTLDEEKETHTEQRDQLTLRVKALKRQVDEGETELERIDGLRRKAQRDMEEQMELKDALQTRVTALETELKRKTQLAMRPALDSSALSSDDDDSLFDPSTITSILTESNLQTSSC
- the LOC129109875 gene encoding cingulin isoform X2, which translates into the protein MSTASSGRKTPVDYGVQIRFINDLQDAGGGQPGPQPRTKTKTQNTSKYGVAVRVQGIAGQPYVVLKDGEKGDSYGVQLKTQYPSGYNSLPRRRDKAEPGTQGADIDGGAGQGGALRRAQSHGSLLDRDGEGGEGNEDFQLSRPPGDGKSGSYGNLDGGLGVRGEREQVRHAGSREGSMGKNIRDGTYRAGLNGSLGSVRNSQSNPDPPQQTNQRLTPINRLINRFDDGHTGGQQRGLPAEQQDPRATSPLSNPNPYTSPPSSTHSSLGRSQAAVNKYPGYSANQWTSPGKYTDAETPQAGPTEPQGQSADTASEEEQVMQTLFNILRQGTNESDVIIKHKVKVLFKKIQNLKPNERAPEEWMREKRELERRMAELQTTLQVERRDSVSNSDPVLKAELESCLDENLQLREMLDRKKIELNETQSELTQLRMDRENAEARVREMEDHLAELQDELRRENGNKTDLMSSQAQLMEVCQLKQKLEETLRQRERELTALKGALKEEVATHDKEIEVLREQYSVDMEKLRSSMEQVSQSQVGIEAERLRVNASVRSLQQQLEDCRDESSHWMEQFHSTKNELRTTKQELLQARLEKEEFEEEVKELQDKVSTMKRQIPDPDHTQTLNQELQRYNTDLQKAKSEVEKHRMEFDKKVMEVISIKKTHQNQEAEMKYEIDRLKDQLQRAREDIAKAQGKNKQLPDPAIISELEQKLGETRGEAGQLKVKLSLAEEEVVANKTLLNRAQMDVESLKDAQQEQEEANTRLREKLSRLEAQLQNKATESSEAEIALHTEVRGLRLELDEAKRKASRLTQEHRELVLRVEDTEKEKETLKQTFNQLEETKQQQERALEKLNKEYESLTVSSREEVQTLKVQLEEQRDRARKEMQEAQRHGNDSQSELEKSYINLRRLEEEISRQKKEILLICEERDNHQLDKELLSNRLRHLEGEMEAIKNGQNDKTREMRILEDKLKRMELELEEEKSSVEMLTDRVARSRDQIDQLRSDLMQERSSKQDLELDKNSMERHLKELRGRVADMEGQSRSSAGLSQLENKLQELEERLLSEEREKNSVLASQRRLERKLKDLNMTLDEEKETHTEQRDQLTLRVKALKRQVDEGETELERIDGLRRKAQRDMEEQMELKDALQTRVTALETELKRKTQLAMRPALDSSALSSDDDDSLFDPSTITSILTESNLQTSSC